The following proteins come from a genomic window of Nocardiopsis sp. YSL2:
- a CDS encoding catalase, which yields MSDGPNTRPGAFTTTNSGRPAPSDENSLSVGRDGPVVLHDAYLIEKMAQFNRERVPERVVHAKGGGAYGTFRVTGDVREFTRADVFQPGRETPLLARFSSVAGEMGSPDTWRDPRGFALKFYTRHGNYDMVGNNTPVFFMRDPQKFQDFIRSQKRDPRTGLRDHTMQWDYWSLSPESAHQVTWLMGDRGIPRNWRRMDGFSSHTYMWVNAEGRRVWVKYHFLTDQGNDFLPQAEADLLAGQDADYYRRDLYTAIAGGDHPSWTLKVQIMPEEDAADYRFNPFDLTKVWPHADYPLIEVGRMTLNENPENHHIHIEQAAFEPSNLVPGIGPSPDKMLLARMFSYPDTHRYRIGVNYDELPPNRPRVPVRSYAKDGQMRSFAPDTGAVYHPNSFGGPDAVEQSGADEASWPVEAGELVREAYSKHREDDDFVQPRALIRDVMDDAARERLVSNIAGHMSTVADDGVLSRALKYWRDVDSDIGERVAAKLNGG from the coding sequence ATGTCCGACGGACCGAACACGCGTCCCGGCGCGTTCACCACGACCAACTCGGGACGCCCGGCGCCCAGCGACGAGAACTCGCTGAGCGTGGGCAGGGACGGGCCCGTGGTCCTGCACGACGCGTACCTGATCGAGAAGATGGCGCAGTTCAACCGTGAACGTGTGCCCGAACGGGTCGTGCACGCCAAGGGCGGCGGGGCCTACGGGACCTTCCGCGTGACCGGCGACGTACGGGAGTTCACCCGCGCCGACGTGTTCCAGCCCGGACGGGAGACGCCCCTGCTGGCGCGGTTCTCCAGCGTCGCGGGGGAGATGGGCAGCCCGGACACCTGGCGCGACCCCCGCGGGTTCGCGCTGAAGTTCTACACGCGCCACGGCAACTACGACATGGTCGGCAACAACACCCCGGTGTTCTTCATGCGCGACCCGCAGAAGTTCCAGGACTTCATCCGCTCCCAGAAGCGCGACCCCCGGACGGGCCTGCGCGACCACACCATGCAGTGGGACTACTGGTCGCTCTCGCCGGAGTCGGCGCACCAGGTCACCTGGCTCATGGGGGACCGCGGTATCCCCAGGAACTGGCGCCGCATGGACGGGTTCAGTTCGCACACGTACATGTGGGTCAACGCCGAGGGCCGCCGCGTGTGGGTGAAGTACCACTTCCTCACCGACCAGGGCAACGACTTCCTGCCGCAGGCGGAGGCCGACCTCCTGGCGGGGCAGGACGCCGACTACTACCGGCGCGACCTCTACACCGCGATCGCCGGGGGCGACCACCCGTCGTGGACGCTCAAGGTGCAGATCATGCCGGAGGAGGACGCCGCGGACTACCGGTTCAACCCGTTCGACCTGACCAAGGTGTGGCCCCACGCGGACTACCCGCTGATCGAGGTCGGGCGGATGACGCTGAACGAGAACCCGGAGAACCACCACATCCACATCGAGCAGGCGGCCTTCGAGCCGTCCAACCTCGTGCCGGGCATCGGCCCGTCGCCGGACAAGATGCTGCTGGCGCGCATGTTCTCCTACCCCGACACCCACCGGTACCGGATCGGCGTCAACTACGACGAACTGCCGCCCAACCGGCCGCGCGTGCCGGTGCGCTCCTACGCCAAGGACGGGCAGATGCGGTCCTTCGCCCCGGACACCGGCGCCGTCTACCACCCGAACTCCTTCGGAGGTCCGGACGCGGTCGAACAGAGCGGCGCGGACGAGGCATCGTGGCCGGTCGAGGCGGGCGAGCTGGTGCGTGAGGCCTACAGCAAGCACCGGGAGGACGACGACTTCGTCCAGCCCCGGGCACTCATCCGCGACGTCATGGACGACGCGGCGCGCGAGCGGCTGGTGTCCAACATCGCCGGGCACATGTCGACGGTCGCCGACGACGGAGTCCTGTCCCGCGCCCTGAAGTACTGGCGCGACGTCGACTCCGACATCGGTGAGCGGGTGGCCGCCAAGCTCAACGGCGGCTGA
- a CDS encoding TetR/AcrR family transcriptional regulator — MGARPTGERRTAILGAAAELFAERGFRGVTIDDLGRAVGTSGPALYRHFPGKEALLGEVLVDISDRLARQGAELVATARGSREALDLLLRGHIAFALDEPALITVHDRELGHLTEADQHRVRRLQRGYVEQWVGVLADLRPHDSDEVLRAAVHAAFGLLNSTPHSRGGLGRQDMAALLLTMGTAALTAPVAAAANGAAL, encoded by the coding sequence ATGGGGGCCAGACCGACGGGGGAGCGCCGGACGGCGATCCTGGGGGCGGCCGCGGAGCTGTTCGCCGAACGCGGGTTCCGCGGGGTGACCATCGACGACCTCGGCCGCGCCGTGGGAACGAGCGGTCCCGCCCTCTACCGGCACTTCCCCGGCAAGGAGGCGCTGCTGGGCGAGGTCCTGGTGGACATCAGCGACCGGCTGGCCCGCCAGGGCGCGGAGCTGGTGGCCACGGCGCGGGGGTCGCGGGAGGCCCTGGACCTGCTGCTGCGCGGTCACATCGCCTTCGCCCTGGACGAGCCCGCGCTCATCACGGTCCACGACCGCGAGCTCGGCCACCTCACCGAGGCCGACCAGCACCGCGTCCGGCGCCTCCAGCGCGGCTACGTCGAACAGTGGGTCGGCGTGCTGGCCGATCTGCGGCCCCACGACTCCGACGAGGTCCTGCGCGCCGCCGTGCACGCCGCGTTCGGGCTGCTCAACTCCACCCCGCACAGCCGCGGCGGCCTCGGTCGCCAGGACATGGCGGCCCTGCTGCTGACCATGGGCACCGCCGCGCTCACCGCGCCGGTCGCCGCAGCGGCGAACGGTGCGGCTCTTTGA
- a CDS encoding carboxyl transferase domain-containing protein → MLGSAVDTAGPAFAANDAANRALALELRERIATAALGGPEKTRARHVERGKLLPRDRVDLLLDPGSPFLEIAPLAAYGLYGADGGDAPGAGMIAGVGRVAGRPTVVIANDATVKGGSYYPMTVKKHLRAQEVALHNRLPCVYLADSGGAFLPMQDDVFPDREHFGRIFYNQATMSRMGIPQIAAVLGSCTAGGAYVPAMSDEAVIVRDQGTIFLGGPPLVKAATGEVVTAEELGGGDLHSRVSGVTDHLADDDAHALTIVRRVADTLGPVGDPAWEVREPRPPAHDPQDLYGVVPADTRTPYDVREVIGRVVDGSEFTEFKAEYGTTLVTGFAHIHGHPVGIIANNGILFAESALKGAHFIELCDRRSIPLVFLQNISGFMVGRDYEAGGIAKHGAKMVTAVACARVPKFTVVIGGSFGAGNYSMCGRAYSPRFLWMWPNARISVMGGEQAASVLSTVRRDQLSARGQEWSDEDEEAFKAPIRDQYEEQGSPYYSTARLWDDGVIDPADTRDVLAMALSAARHAPLEPVGYGVFRM, encoded by the coding sequence GTGCTCGGCTCGGCGGTGGACACCGCCGGGCCCGCGTTCGCCGCCAACGACGCGGCGAACCGCGCCCTCGCCCTGGAGCTGCGCGAGCGGATCGCGACCGCCGCCCTGGGCGGCCCGGAGAAAACCCGGGCACGACACGTCGAACGCGGCAAACTCCTGCCGCGCGACCGCGTCGACCTCCTCCTCGACCCCGGTTCCCCCTTCCTGGAGATCGCGCCCCTGGCCGCCTACGGGCTCTACGGCGCGGACGGCGGGGACGCACCGGGCGCGGGCATGATCGCGGGTGTGGGCCGGGTCGCCGGCCGCCCCACGGTCGTGATCGCCAACGACGCCACGGTCAAGGGCGGCAGCTACTACCCGATGACGGTCAAGAAGCACCTGCGGGCGCAGGAGGTGGCACTGCACAACCGGCTGCCGTGCGTCTACCTGGCCGACTCCGGCGGCGCCTTCCTGCCCATGCAGGACGACGTGTTCCCCGACCGCGAGCACTTCGGGCGCATCTTCTACAACCAGGCCACCATGTCCCGGATGGGCATCCCCCAGATCGCCGCGGTGCTGGGCTCGTGCACGGCCGGGGGCGCCTACGTCCCGGCGATGAGCGACGAGGCCGTCATCGTCCGCGACCAGGGCACCATCTTCCTGGGCGGACCGCCGCTGGTGAAGGCGGCCACCGGCGAGGTCGTCACCGCCGAGGAGCTGGGCGGCGGCGACCTGCACTCGCGCGTGTCCGGCGTGACCGACCACCTGGCCGACGACGACGCCCACGCGCTGACGATCGTGCGGCGCGTGGCCGACACCCTCGGCCCGGTCGGCGACCCGGCCTGGGAGGTGCGCGAGCCCCGCCCGCCGGCGCACGACCCACAGGATCTGTACGGCGTGGTGCCCGCCGACACCCGCACGCCCTACGACGTGCGCGAGGTCATCGGCCGGGTCGTGGACGGCAGCGAGTTCACCGAGTTCAAGGCCGAGTACGGCACCACGCTGGTCACCGGGTTCGCGCACATCCACGGGCATCCCGTGGGCATCATCGCCAACAACGGCATCCTGTTCGCGGAGTCCGCGCTCAAGGGCGCGCACTTCATCGAGCTGTGCGACCGGCGCTCCATCCCGCTGGTATTCCTGCAGAACATCTCCGGGTTCATGGTGGGCCGCGACTACGAGGCCGGCGGCATCGCCAAGCACGGGGCCAAGATGGTCACGGCCGTGGCCTGTGCCCGCGTCCCCAAGTTCACCGTGGTCATCGGCGGCTCCTTCGGCGCGGGCAACTACAGCATGTGCGGCCGCGCCTACTCGCCCCGCTTCCTGTGGATGTGGCCCAACGCCCGCATCTCCGTGATGGGCGGGGAGCAGGCGGCCTCGGTGCTGTCCACCGTGCGCCGCGACCAGCTCTCCGCGCGCGGCCAGGAGTGGTCCGACGAGGACGAGGAGGCATTCAAGGCGCCCATCCGCGACCAGTACGAGGAGCAGGGCAGCCCGTACTACTCCACCGCGCGCCTGTGGGACGACGGGGTCATCGACCCCGCCGACACCCGCGACGTGCTCGCCATGGCCCTGTCCGCCGCCCGCCACGCTCCGCTGGAGCCGGTGGGCTACGGCGTCTTCCGGATGTGA